The following proteins are co-located in the Cydia pomonella isolate Wapato2018A chromosome 19, ilCydPomo1, whole genome shotgun sequence genome:
- the LOC133528314 gene encoding uncharacterized protein LOC133528314: protein MDLDDAITITPLEIDGRRWYVMIGWLENSFKLNLYHSDVVWKGKFSYNRLATFSRNFNMTENDYYTSIKRCLSEKRKDYHYELKDGFFYWKQKIPNGVTQSKRDMTIIRGFMPVELDTSSSNARPDLIEVLLTLNKQLKYKLNKLKTEYETIKSDYKTCLKDTQEFFNLKIEMEKALCGRFLNTIRAKKSELGSFNTSNTVCADTKLFINRLSKIYPDKIKE, encoded by the coding sequence ATGGATTTAGACGATGCTATTACTATAACGCCATTAGAAATCGATGGTAGAAGATGGTATGTCATGATCGGTTGGCTGGAAAATTCATTCAAACTAAATCTATATCATTCAGATGTTGTATGGAAAGGCAAATTTTCGTACAACAGATTAGCGACCTTTAGTAGAAATTTTAACATGACCGAGAATGACTATTATACCAGCATAAAACGATGTTTATCTGAAAAGAGAAAAGATTACCACTATGAACTTAAGGATGGGTTTTTCTATTGGAAACAAAAAATTCCAAACGGTGTAACTCAAAGTAAACGAGATATGACGATAATTCGAGGATTTATGCCAGTTGAATTGGACACCTCTTCAAGCAACGCTCGCCCAGATTTGATAGAAGTTCTTTTgactttaaataaacaattaaaatataaattaaataaactgaAAACTGAGTATGAAACAATTAAATCAGACTATAAAACGTGCTTAAAAGACACTCAagaatttttcaatttaaaaattgaGATGGAGAAAGCACTTTGTGGCAGGTTTTTAAACACGATTCGTGCTAAAAAATCTGAATTGGGCTCTTTCAATACTTCAAACACAGTGTGCGCTGACACCAAACTATTTATTAATCGTTTGAGCAAGATATATCCAGACAAGATTAAGGAGTGA